One Paraburkholderia agricolaris genomic region harbors:
- the rfbF gene encoding glucose-1-phosphate cytidylyltransferase, giving the protein MKVVLLAGGLGTRISEETSVRPKPMVEVGGKPILWHIMKIYAAHGLTDFIVCCGYKGYLIKEYFANYFLHMSDVTIDLGKNSLEVHQKKAEPWRVTLVDTGETTQTGGRLRRVRDYIDGDFCMTYGDGVGSVNITDLLSFHRTHGKQATMTAVQPPGRFGALEMNGTQVRSFMEKPTGDGGWINGGFFVLNPSVIDLIEGDETLWERQPLEALAKNDQLQAYFHHGFWQPMDTLRDKTHLEELWTSGNAPWKKWE; this is encoded by the coding sequence ATGAAAGTTGTATTGCTTGCAGGGGGTCTAGGTACCCGAATTTCGGAAGAGACGTCTGTCCGTCCAAAGCCGATGGTCGAGGTCGGCGGCAAGCCCATTCTCTGGCATATCATGAAGATTTATGCCGCGCACGGATTGACTGATTTTATTGTTTGTTGCGGCTACAAAGGATATCTGATCAAGGAATACTTCGCCAACTATTTCTTGCACATGTCCGACGTCACGATCGATCTCGGCAAAAACTCCCTGGAAGTGCATCAGAAAAAGGCTGAGCCCTGGCGCGTGACGTTGGTCGACACCGGCGAAACCACGCAGACAGGCGGCCGTCTGCGTCGTGTGCGGGACTATATCGACGGCGATTTTTGCATGACGTATGGCGACGGTGTGGGCTCCGTCAACATCACTGATTTGCTGTCCTTCCATCGCACGCATGGCAAGCAGGCAACGATGACTGCCGTTCAGCCTCCAGGCCGGTTTGGCGCGCTGGAGATGAATGGCACGCAAGTCCGTTCCTTCATGGAAAAACCGACCGGCGACGGCGGCTGGATCAATGGTGGTTTCTTCGTTCTGAATCCGTCTGTGATCGACCTGATCGAAGGCGACGAAACCCTCTGGGAACGTCAACCGCTTGAAGCGCTCGCAAAGAACGATCAGTTGCAAGCTTACTTCCACCACGGCTTCTGGCAGCCAATGGACACGCTGCGTGACAAGACCCACCTCGAAGAGTTGTGGACGTCGGGCAATGCGCCGTGGAAAAAGTGGGAGTGA
- the rfbG gene encoding CDP-glucose 4,6-dehydratase, producing the protein MVVDPAFWRGKRVFLTGHTGFKGGWMSLWLASMGAKLAGYSLQPSTQPNLFEAANIAPLLEENHIGDICDREKLTAAMVGFRPDVVIHMAAQALVRPSYTAPAETYATNVMGTVHVLDAIRQCNTVRAAVMVTSDKCYQNNEWPWGYRENEPMGGYDPYSNSKGCAELVTSAYRQSFFPAERYADHGVAIASGRAGNVIGGGDWSADRLVPDAVAAFQKGTPLMIRSPGAIRPWQHALEPISGYLVLAQALADQGPAFCGGWNFGPNDTDARSVREVVELVIDKWGGPASWQQDGAEQPHEANFLKLDCSKAKQHLGWTPSWDLSKAIEATVAWHRARMSGEDMQQVCLAQIQSYSDAAQKRAAKK; encoded by the coding sequence ATGGTAGTTGATCCTGCGTTCTGGCGTGGCAAGCGAGTTTTCCTGACCGGCCATACCGGCTTCAAAGGCGGCTGGATGTCGCTGTGGCTGGCATCCATGGGTGCAAAGCTGGCGGGTTACTCGCTGCAGCCGAGCACGCAACCGAATCTCTTTGAAGCAGCCAACATTGCGCCGCTTCTGGAAGAGAACCACATCGGCGACATTTGCGATCGCGAGAAGCTAACGGCCGCCATGGTTGGCTTCCGTCCCGACGTTGTGATTCACATGGCGGCGCAGGCTCTGGTCCGTCCGTCGTATACGGCACCCGCCGAAACGTACGCGACCAATGTGATGGGCACCGTCCACGTGCTGGATGCCATCCGGCAGTGCAATACGGTCCGCGCCGCAGTCATGGTTACGTCCGACAAGTGTTATCAGAACAATGAATGGCCCTGGGGCTATCGTGAAAACGAACCCATGGGCGGCTACGACCCGTACAGCAATAGCAAGGGCTGCGCGGAACTGGTGACGTCGGCCTATCGGCAATCGTTCTTCCCGGCGGAGCGTTACGCGGATCACGGCGTAGCCATTGCGTCCGGACGAGCGGGCAATGTGATCGGTGGAGGCGACTGGTCTGCGGATCGGCTGGTCCCCGACGCCGTTGCAGCGTTCCAGAAGGGCACGCCGCTGATGATTCGCAGCCCCGGTGCGATCCGCCCCTGGCAACACGCGCTGGAACCCATCTCGGGGTATCTGGTATTGGCGCAAGCCTTGGCGGATCAAGGCCCCGCATTCTGCGGCGGCTGGAACTTCGGCCCCAATGACACGGATGCACGGAGCGTGCGAGAAGTCGTCGAGCTCGTCATCGACAAATGGGGTGGCCCCGCGAGCTGGCAACAGGACGGCGCTGAACAACCCCACGAAGCCAATTTCCTGAAACTGGATTGCTCGAAAGCTAAACAGCACCTGGGCTGGACGCCGAGCTGGGATTTGTCGAAGGCAATTGAGGCAACGGTTGCATGGCATCGCGCCAGGATGAGCGGCGAAGACATGCAACAAGTTTGTCTTGCCCAGATTCAAAGCTATTCAGACGCCGCGCAAAAGCGTGCGGCGAAAAAGTAA
- the rfbH gene encoding lipopolysaccharide biosynthesis protein RfbH codes for MVIDIIDSGKQAQAELRNKIAALVDEYAALAYADKPFVPGQTTIPPSGKVIGAPELKNMVEASLDGWLTTGRFNDEFEKRLAQYLGVNHLITVNSGSSANLVAFSTLTSPKLGERAILPGDEVIGVAAGFPTTVNPILQFGAVPVFVDVELGTYNIDASKIEAALSSKTKAIMLAHTLGNPYNLGVIKDICERHNLWLIEDCCDALGATYNGQKVGTFGDIGTLSFYPAHHITMGEGGAVFTNNLELKMIAESFRDWGRDCYCAPGKDNTCNKRFCWKLGNLPEGYDHKYTYSHLGYNLKITDMQAACALSQLDRIDDFIAKRRANFDFLKGRLASCEEFLLLPHATENSDPSWFGFPITLKDNAPVSRLELLTYLDQNKIGTRLLFAGNLTRQPYMLGRNYRVVGELTNSDIVMNQTFWLGIYPGLTSEHLEYVATKIENYLGVGF; via the coding sequence ATGGTTATCGACATCATCGATTCTGGCAAACAGGCGCAAGCCGAACTACGTAACAAGATCGCAGCGCTCGTTGACGAGTATGCCGCGCTCGCCTATGCGGACAAGCCCTTCGTTCCCGGACAAACAACGATTCCTCCGTCGGGCAAAGTCATCGGTGCGCCAGAACTCAAGAACATGGTCGAAGCGTCGCTCGACGGCTGGCTGACAACAGGCCGCTTCAACGACGAGTTTGAAAAGCGCCTCGCCCAGTATCTGGGTGTTAATCACCTGATCACCGTCAACTCGGGCTCCTCGGCCAACCTGGTGGCGTTCAGCACGCTCACGTCGCCGAAGCTCGGCGAGCGCGCGATTCTGCCGGGCGACGAAGTGATTGGCGTGGCAGCGGGATTCCCGACAACGGTCAATCCGATTCTCCAGTTCGGCGCCGTGCCTGTCTTCGTCGACGTCGAACTCGGCACCTACAATATCGACGCATCGAAGATCGAGGCCGCGCTCTCCAGCAAAACCAAGGCCATCATGCTGGCCCACACGCTGGGCAATCCGTACAACCTGGGTGTCATCAAGGATATCTGCGAGCGCCACAACCTGTGGTTGATCGAAGACTGCTGCGATGCACTGGGCGCGACCTACAACGGGCAGAAGGTCGGCACGTTCGGCGACATCGGCACGCTGAGCTTCTATCCGGCTCACCACATCACCATGGGTGAAGGCGGCGCGGTTTTCACCAACAATCTCGAACTCAAGATGATCGCGGAGTCGTTCCGCGATTGGGGACGCGACTGCTATTGCGCTCCGGGCAAGGACAACACGTGTAACAAGCGTTTCTGCTGGAAGCTCGGCAACCTGCCCGAAGGATACGACCACAAATATACGTATTCGCATCTCGGCTACAACCTGAAGATCACCGACATGCAGGCAGCTTGCGCCTTGTCGCAGCTTGATCGTATCGACGACTTCATCGCGAAGCGCCGCGCCAACTTCGACTTCCTGAAGGGGCGTCTCGCGTCCTGCGAGGAGTTCCTGTTGCTGCCGCATGCCACGGAAAACTCCGACCCTTCCTGGTTCGGCTTCCCGATCACGCTGAAAGACAACGCGCCCGTCAGCCGTCTCGAACTGTTGACCTATCTCGACCAGAACAAGATCGGCACCCGTCTGCTGTTCGCCGGCAACCTCACGCGCCAGCCGTACATGCTGGGCCGGAACTACCGCGTGGTGGGCGAGCTGACCAACAGCGATATCGTCATGAACCAGACGTTCTGGCTTGGCATCTATCCGGGGCTGACGTCCGAACACCTCGAATACGTGGCGACCAAGATCGAAAACTACCTTGGCGTAGGGTTCTGA
- a CDS encoding NAD-dependent epimerase/dehydratase family protein, with protein sequence MTSRDDMHASQKPFLEIASADFARLAQHIDSQDFAGKTILVSGATGFFGMWILALFAWMQKTRDVQFRVLAISRNPRNFQARHPWIEGAEWLQWITGDIQDFTFPEATVDCVIHAATDTSAAAGRSPGLLLNSIVRGTERILACAKACHAKRILLVSSGGAYGGQAVETPRLLESLRTAPSTMDLGSAYGEGKRVMELLGAIHAHENECDVVIARCFAFVGAGLPLDGHFAIGNFIRDALTQERIVIRGDGKGVRSYLYAADLAVWLMRLLSNGQNREIYNVGSDQEVTIAELARQVIASLAPEKTVVVEGASNSPGAGNRYVPSIDQARERLGLDVWTPLPLAIHNTALWSSKNS encoded by the coding sequence ATGACGTCGCGCGATGACATGCACGCTTCGCAAAAGCCGTTTCTGGAGATAGCCAGCGCCGACTTTGCAAGGTTGGCGCAGCACATCGACAGCCAGGATTTCGCCGGCAAAACCATCCTGGTCTCCGGCGCGACCGGTTTTTTCGGCATGTGGATACTTGCGCTGTTCGCATGGATGCAAAAGACGCGTGACGTTCAGTTCCGCGTGCTTGCCATTTCGCGCAACCCGCGGAATTTTCAGGCGAGGCATCCCTGGATCGAAGGCGCCGAGTGGTTGCAGTGGATCACCGGCGACATCCAGGATTTCACCTTTCCCGAGGCAACCGTCGATTGCGTCATTCATGCGGCAACCGATACATCCGCAGCCGCCGGGAGATCGCCGGGCCTGCTGCTGAACTCTATCGTGCGCGGCACTGAACGCATTCTTGCTTGCGCCAAGGCCTGCCACGCAAAGCGCATCCTGCTGGTGAGTTCCGGCGGCGCCTATGGCGGACAAGCAGTCGAGACACCTCGTCTGCTCGAATCTTTGAGAACCGCGCCCTCGACGATGGACCTGGGGAGCGCCTACGGCGAAGGCAAGCGCGTCATGGAGCTCCTCGGGGCGATCCATGCACATGAGAACGAGTGCGACGTGGTCATCGCCCGATGCTTCGCATTCGTTGGCGCGGGCCTGCCGCTGGACGGCCACTTTGCGATCGGCAACTTCATCCGCGACGCGCTCACGCAGGAGCGGATCGTCATTCGCGGCGATGGCAAGGGCGTTCGCTCCTATCTTTACGCGGCCGATCTTGCTGTCTGGCTGATGCGCCTGCTGTCAAACGGACAGAACCGGGAAATTTACAACGTCGGTTCTGATCAGGAAGTCACGATCGCGGAACTGGCGCGCCAGGTCATTGCGTCGCTGGCACCGGAGAAGACTGTCGTTGTCGAAGGTGCCAGCAATAGCCCCGGCGCCGGCAATCGCTACGTCCCGTCAATCGACCAGGCCCGCGAACGGCTCGGCCTGGACGTTTGGACTCCGTTGCCGCTGGCGATTCACAACACTGCCCTTTGGTCTTCGAAGAACTCATGA
- a CDS encoding sugar phosphate nucleotidyltransferase, translating to MKALILCGGLGSRLRSVIGASQKAVVDIDGRPFLYYVIEQLAKAGIRDLVFCTHFQSEQVESVVADLPADPARNVAIVREPSAMGTGGAVLYALSQLQYEGPFIALNADTYLDASAYQSAAEAAPPVIVVTPIDDCERYGAVQMDENRRVQAVTEKGKIGPGLISAGVYGLHTRHLTTFPVETLSMEQDIIPALISQQLLTAQVYEGPFLDIGTPDSLKFIREQGVQKL from the coding sequence ATGAAAGCATTGATACTGTGTGGAGGATTGGGTAGCCGCCTGCGTAGTGTGATCGGAGCATCGCAAAAGGCAGTGGTCGATATCGACGGGCGCCCCTTCCTTTATTACGTCATCGAACAGCTTGCGAAAGCCGGCATTCGTGACCTCGTTTTTTGTACTCACTTCCAGTCTGAGCAGGTGGAAAGCGTCGTGGCGGATCTACCCGCCGACCCCGCACGGAACGTAGCAATCGTGCGCGAGCCTTCTGCGATGGGAACGGGTGGCGCCGTGCTGTACGCGCTGTCCCAGCTTCAGTATGAAGGTCCGTTTATCGCCCTTAATGCGGACACCTATCTTGATGCCAGCGCCTATCAAAGCGCGGCGGAGGCTGCGCCGCCCGTGATCGTCGTCACGCCGATTGACGATTGCGAGCGGTACGGCGCGGTGCAAATGGATGAGAATCGCCGGGTTCAAGCCGTGACCGAAAAAGGCAAGATCGGCCCGGGTCTGATCAGCGCCGGCGTTTACGGTCTGCATACTCGCCATCTCACCACCTTCCCTGTCGAGACGTTATCGATGGAACAGGACATCATTCCAGCGCTGATCTCGCAGCAGCTTCTGACGGCGCAGGTGTATGAGGGTCCTTTCCTGGATATCGGCACGCCTGACAGCCTGAAATTCATTCGCGAACAAGGTGTGCAGAAACTGTAA
- a CDS encoding CBS domain-containing protein, translated as MKDHFTNLVVNHNQPVVDAIAAIERGPTQIALVVDADEVLVGVLTNGDLRRFLVNGGQTSTPVRECMNRKFHALPHGTSREELLKLFDLGYNAVPLLDPHGKLVEFATPDFFPPAKEVAVLSRARAPVRISFSGGGTDLTYYFMKNGGVVLNASIALYAHATLIPSAGPEINIISHDIDRHEHYPTLRSLLDSLDKGLLSSVVSVIRPDFGFDLFVHSDFPVGSGLGGSSAVATSVVAAFNELRLDKWSTYEIAELAFQAERLCFAISGGWQDQYASAFGGFNLIEFDGKRNMVHSLRLESAIGHELEECLILCNTGIEHNSGKIHEQQREDFNKVDRNQQLLDMVDLCRRMHKHLIRGDLNDFGTSLHEAWTIKHGLSSAISGNALDAIYQAALDAGALGGKLLGAGGGGFFLFYVQPRHRASVSAKLKSLGCTLSTVRFEQEGVTSWRTKVA; from the coding sequence ATGAAAGATCATTTCACAAATCTTGTCGTAAACCACAATCAACCCGTCGTGGATGCGATTGCAGCCATCGAGCGCGGCCCGACCCAGATCGCACTGGTGGTCGACGCAGATGAGGTATTGGTAGGCGTACTCACCAATGGTGACCTGCGGCGCTTCCTGGTGAACGGCGGCCAAACGTCGACCCCGGTTCGCGAATGCATGAATCGCAAATTCCATGCGCTGCCTCACGGGACTTCGCGCGAAGAACTATTGAAGCTATTCGATCTGGGCTATAACGCGGTTCCTCTGCTCGATCCGCATGGCAAGCTCGTCGAATTCGCTACTCCGGATTTTTTCCCGCCAGCGAAGGAAGTGGCGGTGCTGTCGCGCGCAAGGGCGCCAGTGCGTATCAGCTTCTCCGGCGGCGGGACCGACCTCACCTATTACTTCATGAAGAACGGCGGTGTCGTTCTGAATGCATCGATCGCACTGTACGCGCACGCCACGCTGATTCCGTCCGCAGGACCGGAAATCAATATCATCTCGCATGATATCGATCGCCACGAGCACTATCCGACGCTGCGCAGTCTGCTGGACAGCCTGGATAAGGGGCTTCTGTCCTCCGTGGTGTCGGTGATCCGCCCGGACTTCGGCTTCGATCTGTTTGTGCATTCCGACTTCCCGGTAGGCTCCGGCCTCGGCGGCTCGTCCGCCGTGGCAACAAGCGTCGTAGCCGCGTTTAACGAACTGCGGCTGGATAAATGGAGCACCTATGAAATCGCCGAACTCGCGTTCCAGGCCGAGCGGCTCTGCTTCGCGATTTCCGGTGGCTGGCAGGATCAATATGCCTCGGCGTTCGGCGGCTTCAACCTGATCGAATTCGACGGCAAGCGCAACATGGTTCATTCGCTGCGCCTCGAGTCCGCGATCGGCCACGAGCTGGAAGAATGCCTGATACTGTGCAATACCGGCATTGAGCACAACTCCGGCAAGATCCACGAGCAGCAGCGTGAAGACTTCAACAAGGTCGACCGCAACCAGCAGTTGCTCGATATGGTGGACCTTTGCCGGCGCATGCACAAACACCTGATTCGCGGCGACCTCAATGATTTCGGCACCAGCCTGCATGAGGCGTGGACAATCAAACATGGCCTGTCGAGCGCAATTAGCGGTAACGCCCTGGACGCGATCTACCAGGCGGCACTGGATGCCGGCGCGCTGGGCGGCAAGTTGCTGGGCGCGGGCGGCGGTGGCTTCTTCCTGTTCTATGTACAACCGCGCCACCGCGCTTCGGTGTCGGCCAAGCTCAAATCACTGGGCTGCACATTGAGCACCGTCCGTTTCGAACAAGAAGGCGTAACTTCGTGGAGAACCAAAGTAGCATGA
- a CDS encoding N-acetylneuraminate synthase family protein has product MNESTFKIGDFTVGGPRTFVISEIGNNHNGSLALAKELVDASIDAGADCVKFQIRNRAALYRTAPGAEGSEDLGVEYIQDLLNKVELTNDEHRELREYCAQKNITYMCTPWDEPSVDVLAGFDVPALKLASADLTNPYLIRKAASLGKPLILSTGMSLEPEIEAAAKLVKSLGVPFAMLHCNSTYPAPEADIHLGYIKRLQEIHSVIGYSGHERGTAVTIAAVALGAKVVERHITLDRNMEGPDHAASLEPAEFKALVDGIRQVDQALPWTGPGRQASQGELLNRENLSKSVIAARAIKQGETFTEESLRVASPGQGLAPYRLPDLLGKVAHRDIRIGDFLYEGDLTGQKTVKRSYQFPGYWGVPVRYHDFEQYVAMIDPDLYEFHLSYRDLSLKPANYLKQVDCKRLVVHAPELFENSELLDLTSDDLAYRQRSIDNLKRVVEATEEMRSFFPAADSALIVANVGGFSMDAPFPLAHRAELYNRFAESCAKIDFGSTELTPQNMAPFPWHFGGQRHQNIFMMPDELAEKAKELKLRYCTDLSHLQMTCSHFGLDFQDALAKLLPHSAHLHVADALGVNGEGVVIGTGDVNWPETWKKVSAYPSVSFIPEVWQGHKDHGAGFWHALDFLTKLN; this is encoded by the coding sequence ATGAACGAATCGACATTCAAGATTGGCGATTTTACTGTCGGGGGCCCACGCACGTTCGTGATCTCTGAAATCGGCAACAATCACAACGGCAGCCTGGCACTGGCGAAAGAACTGGTGGATGCGTCGATCGACGCCGGTGCGGATTGCGTCAAGTTTCAGATCAGAAACCGCGCTGCGCTCTATCGAACGGCTCCAGGGGCCGAGGGCTCCGAGGATCTGGGTGTCGAGTACATTCAGGACCTGCTGAACAAGGTCGAGCTGACGAACGACGAGCACCGGGAACTGCGCGAATATTGCGCGCAGAAGAACATCACCTATATGTGCACGCCGTGGGACGAACCCAGCGTCGACGTGCTGGCAGGATTCGACGTGCCGGCACTCAAGCTCGCATCGGCCGACCTGACGAACCCCTATCTGATCCGCAAAGCGGCCAGCCTGGGCAAGCCGCTGATCCTCTCCACCGGCATGTCGCTCGAGCCCGAAATCGAGGCCGCGGCGAAACTGGTCAAGAGTCTGGGCGTGCCGTTTGCGATGCTTCATTGCAATAGCACCTATCCCGCTCCGGAAGCCGACATTCATCTCGGCTACATCAAGCGCCTGCAGGAAATTCACAGCGTAATTGGCTATTCCGGTCACGAACGCGGCACGGCGGTGACCATTGCCGCCGTGGCCCTGGGCGCAAAGGTGGTCGAACGGCACATCACGCTCGACCGCAACATGGAAGGTCCCGATCACGCTGCGAGTCTCGAACCGGCCGAATTCAAGGCGCTGGTCGACGGCATTCGCCAGGTCGATCAGGCACTGCCCTGGACAGGTCCTGGCCGGCAAGCCAGCCAGGGTGAGCTACTCAATCGCGAAAACCTGAGCAAGAGCGTCATCGCCGCGCGCGCCATCAAGCAGGGCGAAACCTTCACCGAGGAAAGCCTGCGTGTCGCAAGTCCCGGTCAAGGTCTGGCACCGTACCGCCTGCCCGATCTGCTCGGTAAGGTCGCGCATCGTGATATCCGTATCGGCGACTTCCTGTATGAAGGCGACCTGACCGGCCAGAAAACGGTGAAGCGCTCATACCAGTTCCCGGGATATTGGGGGGTGCCGGTTCGCTATCACGATTTCGAGCAATACGTCGCCATGATCGATCCGGACCTCTATGAGTTCCATCTGTCATATCGTGACCTGTCGCTGAAGCCGGCTAATTATCTTAAGCAGGTTGACTGCAAGCGTCTGGTCGTTCACGCGCCCGAACTGTTCGAGAACAGCGAGTTGCTCGATCTGACCTCGGATGATCTGGCCTACCGTCAACGCTCCATCGACAACCTCAAGCGGGTGGTCGAGGCGACCGAGGAGATGCGCAGCTTCTTCCCCGCAGCGGATTCGGCATTGATCGTGGCGAACGTCGGCGGCTTTTCGATGGATGCGCCCTTCCCGCTTGCGCATCGCGCCGAGCTGTATAACCGCTTCGCCGAATCGTGCGCGAAGATCGACTTCGGCTCCACCGAACTGACGCCGCAGAACATGGCGCCGTTCCCTTGGCATTTCGGCGGGCAGCGTCACCAGAACATCTTCATGATGCCGGACGAGCTGGCTGAGAAAGCGAAGGAACTCAAGCTGCGCTATTGCACCGACCTGTCGCATCTGCAAATGACCTGCAGTCATTTCGGACTCGACTTCCAGGATGCATTGGCGAAGCTGTTGCCGCACAGCGCGCACCTGCACGTGGCCGATGCGCTTGGCGTCAACGGCGAAGGCGTTGTGATCGGCACTGGCGACGTCAACTGGCCTGAAACCTGGAAGAAGGTCTCGGCATACCCGTCCGTCAGCTTCATCCCCGAAGTGTGGCAAGGCCACAAAGACCACGGCGCCGGCTTTTGGCACGCGCTGGACTTCCTCACCAAGCTCAACTAG
- a CDS encoding thiamine pyrophosphate-binding protein: MNVAEFILSNIQKLGTDTAFCLTGGMAMHINRAADESALRMIYCNHEQAVAAAADGYAKAKDYVVPGLAIVTSGPGVTNTITSVASAYYDSVPMFVLAGQVKRADINAHGVRSRGAQETPHLELMQQVTKCAFRYQPSEVDDATLAANLAQAVTGRKGPVFIDIPLDVQAEVVPDAEARLEKIAALIAAAVHKDHEIPEAAVSAIIEGLQTARKPVLVVGNALRIAGISRASIKELVEKIGVPTLFTWASFDLLAHDHPLNFGCAGGLAPTHSNQIMQSADYVVFLGTRLDLLTTAFNPANYGKNARRIVVELDEKEIAKNAGLPNTTFFNDNVAGVVDALLVRAPAIDTKDWLAHCKTLLAKDREDEQAAFGTPRLTTYQISNVLSASRVGKYVVPTASGYAIEGIARFFKPTEGASFAWAGHVLGSMGLGLPTAVGAVAALKQPVVCLEGDGGLLLNVQELFTLAANPDLPLTIIVLNNRGYQSIIKSQARAFGKEFGASATSGLYELQFELLAKLAGLPYEKCDTLAQLEASLNSGAPRRLIDVSVEEDGYRGPSVTTKFDENGKPYSTDIADVTWAR; this comes from the coding sequence ATGAACGTCGCTGAATTTATTCTTTCGAACATCCAGAAACTGGGCACGGATACCGCATTTTGCTTGACCGGCGGCATGGCGATGCACATCAATCGCGCGGCGGACGAGTCCGCCCTGCGGATGATCTACTGCAATCATGAGCAGGCAGTCGCCGCCGCTGCGGACGGCTACGCAAAAGCGAAAGACTACGTCGTCCCGGGTCTCGCGATCGTCACATCGGGTCCTGGCGTGACGAACACCATCACGTCGGTGGCTTCCGCCTACTACGACTCGGTGCCGATGTTCGTGCTCGCCGGGCAGGTCAAGCGGGCTGACATCAACGCGCATGGCGTCCGCAGCCGCGGGGCGCAAGAAACGCCGCATCTGGAATTGATGCAGCAGGTCACGAAATGCGCGTTCCGTTACCAGCCGTCAGAGGTCGACGACGCAACGCTGGCGGCGAATCTGGCTCAAGCCGTCACGGGCCGTAAGGGCCCGGTGTTCATCGACATCCCGCTTGACGTGCAAGCCGAGGTTGTCCCCGACGCCGAAGCCCGTCTCGAGAAAATCGCTGCATTGATCGCCGCAGCCGTGCACAAGGATCACGAGATTCCCGAGGCCGCAGTCTCGGCGATCATCGAGGGTCTGCAAACCGCGCGCAAGCCGGTGCTGGTAGTGGGCAATGCGTTGCGTATCGCCGGCATTTCCCGCGCGTCGATCAAGGAGCTGGTCGAGAAGATTGGCGTCCCCACGCTGTTCACCTGGGCCAGCTTCGATCTGTTGGCACACGATCACCCGTTGAACTTCGGTTGCGCCGGCGGCTTGGCCCCGACGCATTCGAACCAGATCATGCAGTCGGCCGACTATGTCGTCTTCCTCGGCACGCGCCTCGATCTGTTGACCACGGCATTCAATCCGGCCAACTACGGCAAAAATGCACGCCGGATTGTCGTGGAGCTGGACGAGAAAGAAATTGCCAAGAATGCAGGCCTGCCGAACACCACGTTCTTCAACGACAATGTCGCCGGCGTTGTAGATGCTCTGCTGGTGCGTGCTCCTGCAATCGATACGAAAGACTGGCTGGCGCATTGCAAAACCTTGCTCGCCAAGGATCGTGAAGACGAGCAAGCCGCTTTCGGCACGCCCCGACTGACCACCTACCAGATCTCGAATGTCCTCTCGGCTTCCCGCGTAGGAAAGTACGTGGTGCCGACCGCGTCCGGATACGCAATTGAAGGCATTGCGCGCTTCTTTAAGCCGACGGAAGGCGCCAGCTTCGCCTGGGCAGGCCACGTGCTCGGTTCCATGGGTCTGGGCTTGCCGACCGCCGTGGGCGCCGTTGCGGCGCTGAAACAGCCCGTGGTGTGCCTGGAAGGTGACGGTGGACTGCTGCTGAACGTTCAGGAACTGTTCACGTTGGCTGCGAATCCGGATCTGCCGTTGACGATCATCGTGCTGAACAACCGCGGTTATCAATCGATCATCAAGTCGCAGGCGCGTGCGTTCGGCAAGGAGTTCGGCGCCTCGGCAACGTCCGGTTTGTATGAACTCCAGTTCGAACTGCTGGCCAAGCTGGCTGGCCTGCCTTACGAGAAGTGCGACACCCTGGCACAACTCGAAGCGAGCCTGAACAGCGGCGCACCGCGGCGTTTGATTGACGTATCCGTCGAGGAAGACGGCTATCGCGGCCCGTCCGTGACCACGAAGTTCGACGAGAACGGCAAGCCTTACTCGACGGACATCGCGGACGTCACCTGGGCGCGATAA